In Nicotiana tabacum cultivar K326 chromosome 19, ASM71507v2, whole genome shotgun sequence, one DNA window encodes the following:
- the LOC142173852 gene encoding protein NRT1/ PTR FAMILY 4.3-like, whose product MEMETGREKEDNNNICEAETNSSVDWRGRPSNSIKHGGMKAAAFVLGLQGLEIMGIAAVGNNLITYVINEMHFSLSESANIVTNFIGTVFILSLLGGYLSDSYLASFWTLLIFAFVELSGFILLSVQAHLPQLKPPKCNNMLNTHDNGDQLCAEAKGFKALIFFVALYLVALGSGCVKPNMISHGADQFNHQKQSKQLSRYFNAAYFAFSMDQLIALTLLVWVQTHSGMDVGFGVSAAAMALGLITLVAGTFFYRNKPPQGSIFTPIAQVLVAAFLNRKHISPSDTRMLHDNIGILLHTNRFRFSDKACIKVQDGNNTKEISRWRLCTVTQVEQVKILISVIPIFACTIIFNTILAQLQTFSVQQGSTMNTKLIKNFHIPPASLQSIPYILLIFIVPLYDTFFVPFARKFTGHDSGITPLQRIGLGLFIATFSMVSAALMENKRRISAVNENKTISIFWITPQFLIFGISEMFTAVGLIEFFYKQSLKGMQSFLTAITYCSYSFGFYLSSLLVSLVNKTTSNSSHGGWLSDNNLNKDRLDLFYRLLAVLSFLNFLNYLFWATWYSKNQTSSATIQQDFNSKVVGDDSIA is encoded by the exons ATGGAGATGGAGACAGGCAGAGAAAAAGAAGATAACAACAATATTTGTGAAGCTGAGACTAATAGTAGTGTTGATTGGAGAGGAAGACCTTCAAACTCCATTAAACATGGAGGAATGAAAGCTGCTGCTTTTGTTCTTG GGTTGCAAGGATTGGAGATAATGGGAATAGCAGCAGTAGGGAACAACCTGATAACATATGTGATAAATGAGATGCACTTTTCATTGTCAGAATCAGCAAATATAGTGACCAACTTTATAGGGACCGTCTTTATCCTCTCCCTACTTGGAGGCTATCTATCCGACTCTTATCTTGCTTCCTTTTGGACCCTCCTCATCTTCGCCTTTGTCGAACTTTCG GGTTTCATATTACTGTCAGTGCAAGCTCATCTTCCACAGCTAAAACCACCAAAATGCAACAACATGCTAAATACTCATGATAATGGAGACCAATTATGTGCAGAAGCAAAGGGTTTCAAAGCCTTAATATTCTTTGTGGCATTGTATTTGGTTGCATTAGGGAGTGGTTGTGTGAAACCAAATATGATTTCTCATGGTGCTGACCAATTTAATCATCAAAAGCAGTCAAAGCAACTTTCAAGATATTTCAATGCTGCTTATTTTGCATTTTCAATGGATCAACTCATTGCTCTTACACTTCTTGTTTGGGTACAAACACATTCTGGAAtggatgttggttttggtgtctCTGCTGCTGCTATGGCTTTGGGATTAATTACCTTAGTTGCTGGCACTTTTTTTTACAGAAATAAACCTCCTCAAGGAAGCATTTTCACTCCCATTGCACAG GTTTTGGTGGCTGCATTCTTAAACAGAAAGCATATTTCTCCATCAGATACACGTATGCTTCATGATAATATTGGTATTCTTCTTCACACCAATCGATTCAG ATTCTCGGACAAGGCTTGTATAAAAGTGCAAGATGGAAATAACACAAAAGAGATAAGTCGATGGAGACTTTGCACAGTAACACAAGTAGAGCAAGTGAAGATCCTAATTTCAGTCATTCCCATCTTTGCTTGCACTATAATTTTCAATACCATTTTAGCACAACTTCAAACTTTTTCAGTACAACAAGGAAGTACCATGAACACTAAGCTAATTAAAAATTTCCATATACCTCCAGCTTCCCTTCAATCAATTCCTTACATATTGTTAATTTTCATAGTCCCTCTCTATGACACATTTTTCGTCCCTTTTGCGAGAAAATTCACCGGTCATGATTCAG GCATCACCCCTCTGCAACGTATAGGTCTTGGCCTATTTATCGCGACTTTCTCCATGGTATCAGCAGCCTTAATGGAAAACAAAAGGAGAATTTCTGCAGTGAACGAAAATAAAACTATATCAATATTTTGGATCACCCCACAATTCTTGATTTTTGGAATATCTGAGATGTTCACTGCAGTTGGACTTATTGAGTTCTTTTACAAGCAATCGTTAAAAGGGATGCAATCCTTTTTAACAGCCATTACTTATTGCTCATATTCATTTGGCTTTTATTTAAGCTCACTTCTTGTTTCATTAGTGAATAAGACCACTTCAAATTCATCACATGGTGGCTGGCTTAGTGACAATAATCTCAACAAAGACAGACTTgatcttttctataggttgttgGCAGTGCTGAGCTTTCTCAACTTCCTCAACTATCTGTTTTGGGCTACATGGTATTCCAAAAATCAAACTTCATCAGCAACAATACAGCAAGATTTTAATTCCAAAGTTGTTGGAGATGATAGTATAGCATAA